Part of the Apostichopus japonicus isolate 1M-3 chromosome 18, ASM3797524v1, whole genome shotgun sequence genome, TCTGTTCCTTCTTCAATTCTTTTATATGGCCCTGTTGGTTCCAATAGCAACAACATGTGAATAACCTATTTGCAACAAGCTACATtttatgcaacaacaaaaatggtgACATTTCAGCAAAAATAAAAGACTTTGGAAAcctttttataaaattatatgaAACAGCTGCAAGATTTATATTCTTTTTTACGAGATATTGAACAAGAGGGCTTCAACCACGTTAATAATCCTTCATTTTCAGACTGTCTATCATAATAGTGGAAATGCACACTATAAActttatttacaaaacatcTCAAGTcttcttattaatatttaagcaaCAACAGTGCAGATTTATGGGCAAAAATGCAAAAATCATTTTGATTGGAAACAAAGTGAAGAACTAACAAAGAAACCCCCATAATAATCAGAGTCAAATGAAACAAGATTAGATTGTGATGAGCTTAAAGTACATATAATATAGATTTTTATAGAAAAAAGTATAAATGTAATCCCTTCCTGAAGATTATCTAATTTGGATGTATTGCCTGTCGGTTTCCAATTTAAACGGTTTCTGAGAACGCTTTTCAAAGCTGCTACAGCTATGATACAAGCAAAAAGATAAATGAACAAAGTTTAATGTTTTTGCACCAAAAAATCATGGTCTACAAAGCTAAATGGAGCAATTGCCAAATAGAACAAGGTTGCTTGacacaaataaatttgaaactCTTTAAGAATGTTTCTTGATAAATCTAAGTACCGGAAACAGGTGACATACCGCTCTCGATATATTctctgcctctctctctctctctctcgtctCGTTTCTTCTCACACGACATCCACGCCGACGTTGACACCTCCCGAGATGATGCCTCGACGACGAACCTCCTTCAGCATGATAAACTGGCAGTTATTCTGGGCGTGGGGTACGCCGTCCACCCAGTTGAGGTACTGGATCTCCCCCTGGACGTCCACGGTACGGTCGGTGGTCGTCAGGTACCGGTGAATCTGATAGCAAAATAAATTCCCCCGTGTCAAAACTTGGTGGAGTAGATGAAGCATAGTGTGCCTCGGTTTTCGGTGTTGTTGCTAAGGTTTTTTAGTGTTGTTGCTATGTTTTTTTTAGTGTTGTTGCTATGGTTTTTTTTTAGTGTTGttgctattgtttttttttagtgttgTTGCTATGGTAGGTTTTTAGTGTTGTTAATATGGTAGGTTTTTAGTGCTGTTGCTATGGTTTTTAGTGTTGTTGCTATGTTTTTTTTAGTGTTGTTGCTATGGAATTTTTTTAGTGTTGTTGCTATGGTAGGTTTTTAGTGTTGTTGCTATGGTAGGTTTTTAGTGTTGTTACTATGGTAGGTTTTTAGTGTTGTTGCTATGGTTGGTTTTAGAGTTGTTGCTATGGTTGGTTTTTAGTGTTGTTGCTATGGTTTTCAGTCTTGTTGTTGCTGtgcttgtttttgtgtttttctttagtCTATGTGTGCTTTGTATTGttgggaagaaaaaaatatcccacattTCTCTGCACATGGATTGTGGATAAATACTTGACCCATGagttatatactatataatgttgaaataatgaataattaacaGGTCAAAGAGCAAGATATCGTTCTCTCTGTTTTGGTCGTTCTGTAAAATATCTACGGAAAGACTGACAAATTGCAACCGCTTTAGGTTTGGTTTGATTTTGatcaatatatacatgtggTTATAACCATGTGAATACTTCCCACAGGCCATTGCTGAAAATTGATGTCTAACAAATTTGAAGGAATAGtagtttctttcattaacaAACCTTGCAACTTATTGATTGTATCATAtgccccccacccacccccccccctacatccTGCCTTTTCAGAAGGCAAACTTTTATAAGTAAAAATAAAGGATTTACCCTGTAACATGGGCAAGTCAGCAAGCAGCATGGCAAACAGCAGAGGGTGCAACACAAGAGACTGGGGTCGCACCCATACGGCACAAAGAATTCACTGGTGTTCGTAATGATAATATCTGCACTTTCGGCAAAAGCAATGGTGTTCAGGCAACTGAGACAATCTTCGTCGGCCTGGAGCAGATGGCGATACCAATCCTTAATCACCGAGTTGAAATTAATCTGGGTTAAAATGCAAAGATAACGTGTGATCGTTGATTAAGAAAAAAAGTGACGGTTAGCTTGGATGCTCCTCGTTGTATATTCATTCATTAGTGACACGTACAGTATAGAGTGattaaaaagaaattttctGGCGAATGCAATAGCAATAAGTTGCTGCCAATTTTCTATACCTTTTTGGTCAAACCCACATCCTGATAGCAGTTTTGTATTCCAAAGATACAaacatttatacattttttccaaattttgtacaaattttcatatgaaaatatgaagttTTCCAAATCATGTGTTACTTAATAATTGAACCATTTATCTGCAGAGGAAaggaatatttctacaaaaacaaaaattgaattcGTGAACTACAACTACTTTATCTTTTCTTTAGTTTTGTGATGTTGATtattgagagcgtggtggccaattggctaaggcttcggactcgtgatccaaggattgctggtttgattcctgcctagttcattacgttgtgtccttgggcaagatgctttatctcacttgcttctctccacccaggggttaaatgggtacctgtgaggtaacttgtcattgggcgcagtatataactgctgccgactggagggattgtctctgggacaggttatcattgaccaggggtaatataacatctgtaaagcgctttgagacctatcgctggtataaagcgctatattaaaagcaaatattaaatattattattatcaaaagaGCTCTTTTACCCGGAAAGCAAACTTCCTTCCAGACCGGACAAGGGTCCTGCCTTCGTCTATGACTCTCAACAGCTGGCTCTTAATCACGGGATGTGCCGTATTAACTGTGACAAACATTTCAGCTGAGGAAGGAGAAAAGACAAAACTAGATTTATATTTCCCTAattttacaacaacaataaaaaacatGCATAAAATTGATCATTTACAGATAAATTTAgaacattttgaacattttcactGCACTTGGTAAAATTCCCAGATTTCAATATCCTGTTTCAACATTCCAGCAAATTGTAATTGTTGATTACAACTATTTGTACTGTAATACTAAAGTCTTTACCCAAAAATTTAAAGACACTCTGGTGTCTGGCTCTCATGTTGACACCTCACCAATGATACTTCAGATTTGTGGGctgaattttcaatttttttcatcgTTTCTAATTCATCTTACCCTTCTATTATGTTTGTAAACTATGGATATATTACCTCAAGTTTTGAgcattaattcaaataaattgGAACAAATCTATATATTGACAAAATATGACCTATTTTTGAATTACACTATGTACTGTACGACTGAAGTCCACAAAGCATATATATTCAATGAACTTGTAACAAACCTTGGAAACAACAAAGTAGTTTGGGGGGCTGCAAAGTGTTGTCAGAAATATAGAAAGCAGTCCAAGTTTACCTTTACTGGTGACAATGGCTTAAGGCTTGCCATGGTGAAAATGTGTAGAGACTGAAGCACATGCATAAAACACTTAATTATTTAATGTAATCCAAATTATGGTTTCATCGgacaaaccttttgttgtctTCTTAACATTTTCACAGGCAGGGGCAGAGAACCTTTCCAACTGTATGTCGAGCAGAAGAGGCTTCGAGAGAAGCCCTTGGACTAAAGTCTCATATTCTGCATCTGAAGACACTTTTAACACTCTGCAAAGGAAGAAAGAAGCAAGTAAATATATTTGACTAATTAAAGCAATTTGTCAAGGATTGACCCTTTGAGGATTCTCCCGGTTTGCTATTTGAAAGTTCATAATGCAAATCAGGAAACACCTTGATTGGTTGATCCACAAAGAAAGTTGAACTATCAAATTCAAAAGTAGATTCagaattcaacttttttttgtaatggCAAATACAAGGAGGGAATTCCtagaaaaacaatataaatttcaaaactaaa contains:
- the LOC139958980 gene encoding uncharacterized protein; this translates as MERLPMIGLTLTQDFLSTPPPFFQVHTGIGDPTVKHDRSQVTVCVSSSKHKDWFPDSMERVLKVSSDAEYETLVQGLLSKPLLLDIQLERFSAPACENVKKTTKAEMFVTVNTAHPVIKSQLLRVIDEGRTLVRSGRKFAFRINFNSVIKDWYRHLLQADEDCLSCLNTIAFAESADIIITNTSEFFVPYGCDPSLLCCTLCCLPCCLLTCPCYRIHRYLTTTDRTVDVQGEIQYLNWVDGVPHAQNNCQFIMLKEVRRRGIISGGVNVGVDVV